From the Plectropomus leopardus isolate mb chromosome 18, YSFRI_Pleo_2.0, whole genome shotgun sequence genome, one window contains:
- the efcab1 gene encoding EF-hand calcium-binding domain-containing protein 1, whose protein sequence is MSEISAMNRKLIKTLAETISKQVEHFNKAEVECLIREFNVLLGEQTVPGTVVTCLDREKFRSILHNIFGMTDDIIMGGVFRTFDKDNDGFISMKEWIEGLSVFLRGTLDEKIKYCFHVYDSNGDSYITREEMLLMLKNSLIRQPTEEDPDEGIKDLVEITLKKMDHDHDGRLSFTDFEKAVREENLLLEAFGTCLPDTTSIETFEQHVFQEHLEQ, encoded by the exons atgtcagaaatatcTGCCATGAACCGAAAGCTGATAAAAACTCTCGCTGAAACGATCTCAAAGCAAGTGGAGCACT TCAATAAAGCAGAGGTGGAGTGCCTTATCCGAGAGTTTAACGTGCTTCTGGGGGAGCAGACTGTCCCCGGGACAGTTGTTACCTGCCTGGACAGAGAGAAGTTCAGGAGCATACTGCACAACATCTTTGGGATGACAGACGACATCATCATGGGTGGAG TCTTCAGGACATTTGACAAAGACAACGACGGCTTCATCAGTATGAAGGAATGGATTGAGGGACTGTCTGTTTTCCTTCGAGGGACCttggatgaaaaaataaaat ACTGCTTTCATGTGTATGACTCAAATGGCGACAGCTACATCACCAGAGAGGAGATGCTTCTCATGCTGAAGAACAGCCTCATCAGACAGCCCACAGAGGAGGACCCTGACGAAGGAATCAAAGACCTGGTGGAGATCACACTCAAGAAGATG gaTCACGACCACGACGGCAGACTTTCTTTCACTGACTTTGAAAAGGCAGTGAGAGAGGAGAATCTGTTACTTGAGGCTTTTGGAACCTGCCTCCCTGACACCACG agtATTGAGACATTCGAGCAGCATGTATTTCAGGAACATCTGGAACAATGA
- the LOC121958098 gene encoding zinc finger protein 347-like, with protein MSQMQLLRLFISERLHAAAEEIFAAVQNAIAEHEEKAARSQQDSDQQGLIQEIHPLSEDTLQVFEHEQKDFRLDWSPERCHSDPSVGQVDCGLLVSEPPAIKQEQPWSSPEDQQISDVEDTDTSTLKGKPTCMKSLIYSDTTELLNNDTGNEDRKPIHCLSAGHREEEGNAQSSSEHWPILPDCSVTLNNMGPELGFAALAGYSVGKIHMQNHMLTKSCDNSTSPNKETQRGSKSYCCRFCGKEFSHSAHLATHTQIHTGEKLFSCEVCGKEFRHGNSVNVHMRIHTEEKPYRCRICGKEFRHVGNLNVHTRIHTGEKPYSCTVCGKKFSRNNLMTKHMGIHTGEISLGMKSVLRRGSVGMTS; from the exons ATGTCCCAGATGCAGCTGTTGAGGCTGTTCATCAGTGAGCGGCTGCACGCGGCTGCAGAGGAGATCTTCGCGGCGGTGCAGAACGCGATAGCAGAGCACGAGGAGAAAGCTGCTCGCTCACAACAAGACAGCGACCAGCAGGGACTTATACAAGAAATACATCCACTCAGTGAag ACACGCTGCAGGTTTTTGAACATGAACAGAAAGACTTCAGGCTTGACTGGAGTCCTGAGAGATGCCACAGCGACCCCAGTGTGGGTCAGGTGGACTGTGGCCTGCTGGTCTCAGAGCCTCCAGCAATCAAACAGGAGCAGCCGTGGAGCAGTCCAGAGGACCAGCAGATATCCGATGTGGAGGACACTGATACCAGCACTTTGAAAGGAAAACCCACCTGCATGAAGAGTCTCATTTACTCAGACACGACTGAGTTGCTAAATAATGACACAGGAAATGAAGACAGGAAGCCTATTCATTGCCTATCAGCTGgtcacagagaggaagagggaaacGCTCAGTCAAGCAGTGAACATTGGCCCATTTTGCCAGATTGTTCTGTAACTCTGAATAACATGGGGCCTGAGTTGGGTTTTGCAGCACTGGCAGGCTACAGTGTCGGTAAAATCCACATGCAGAACCACATGTTGACTAAAAGTTGTGACAACTCAACTTCACCaaataaagagacacagaggggaAGCAAATCCTACTGCTGTCGTTTCTGTGGCAAAGAATTCAGCCACAGCGCACATCTggccacacacactcaaatccaCACCGGCGAGAAACTGTTCAGCTGTGAGGTGTGTGGGAAAGAGTTTCGACATGGCAACAGTGTGAATGTGCACATGAGGATTCACACGGAGGAGAAGCCGTACCGTTGCAGGATTTGTGGAAAAGAGTTCCGCCATGTTGGCAACTTGAACGTTCACACGAGAAtccatacaggagagaaaccctACAGCTGCACAGTGTGCGGGAAGAAGTTCAGCCGAAATAATTTAATGACAAAACACATGGGGATACACACAGGTGAAATTAGTTTAGGCATGAAGAGTGTGTTGAGAAGAGGTTCAGTCGGCATGACCTCATGA